One Faecalicatena sp. Marseille-Q4148 DNA window includes the following coding sequences:
- the spoIIIAA gene encoding stage III sporulation protein AA: MKIENRQKEKQILKILPAVIGRLIRESKIPFEELEEIRLRTGNPLICVAGSGEQMLPDRRDPHIVTGQELAEALEYVSRYSFYAFEQEMRQGFLTIEGGHRVGLTGKVVMEQGRIKTMTYISSMNIRIAHEVKGCAEPLIPYLVKEKRISHTLIIAPPRCGKTTILRDLIRIVSNGSEKVKGSAVGVVDERSEIGGCYMGIAQNELGIRTDILDCCPKEEGMLMLIRSMGPEVLAVDEIGSQNEVSALEYAMHCGCRLIASVHGESLEEVRKRPFLSELIKQKRFDRYVILEHQEHAGRIREILDENGATVIDGELLCT; this comes from the coding sequence ATGAAAATAGAAAACAGGCAAAAAGAAAAACAGATTTTGAAAATTCTTCCGGCTGTAATCGGGCGTCTGATTCGGGAATCGAAGATTCCTTTTGAAGAATTAGAGGAAATAAGATTAAGGACAGGCAATCCGCTGATCTGTGTTGCGGGGAGTGGGGAACAGATGCTTCCTGACAGGAGAGATCCGCATATCGTAACGGGACAGGAACTTGCAGAAGCGCTGGAGTATGTGAGCCGCTATTCTTTTTATGCTTTTGAGCAGGAAATGCGTCAGGGATTTCTGACAATTGAGGGCGGACACCGGGTTGGTCTGACGGGAAAGGTTGTAATGGAGCAGGGAAGGATTAAGACGATGACTTATATTTCTTCCATGAATATCCGGATTGCCCATGAAGTAAAAGGGTGTGCGGAGCCGTTGATTCCGTACCTTGTGAAAGAGAAACGCATCAGTCATACGTTAATCATTGCGCCACCAAGATGTGGAAAGACAACTATTTTAAGAGATTTGATCAGAATTGTATCGAATGGTTCAGAGAAAGTAAAAGGATCGGCGGTAGGGGTTGTGGATGAGCGCTCAGAAATCGGAGGCTGTTATATGGGGATCGCTCAAAATGAATTGGGAATCCGGACAGATATTCTTGACTGCTGCCCGAAAGAAGAAGGGATGTTGATGCTGATCCGTTCAATGGGACCGGAGGTATTGGCAGTAGATGAGATTGGTTCCCAAAATGAAGTCAGCGCTTTGGAGTATGCGATGCACTGTGGCTGTCGCCTGATTGCCAGCGTACATGGGGAGTCATTGGAGGAAGTAAGAAAACGTCCATTTCTGTCGGAGCTGATTAAGCAAAAGCGATTTGACCGATATGTCATTCTGGAACACCAGGAGCATGCGGGACGTATCAGAGAAATTCTTGATGAAAATGGTGCAACAGTCATAGATGGAGAATTGTTATGTACATAA
- a CDS encoding bifunctional oligoribonuclease/PAP phosphatase NrnA, with protein MSNMLKEMLCNVKTVAISGHIRPDGDCIGSCLGLCRYLKDEYPQIQTDVYLEEFRPVFQFLNGANEVHHDVKEAPVYDLFIALDCGDKDRLGFSAKLFDEARHTLCVDHHISNQAFAEKNYIVPDASSTSELVYRLTEGAGISKEAAEALYMGIVHDTGVFQYSCTAPETMEAAAALMRTGIDAPRIIEETFFQKTYEQNRILGKMLFDSRLYMEERCIAVSLSIEEMEKFHVTPKDVDGVVSQLRNTKGVELAVFLYEVAPGEYKASLRSSDKIDVSLLAGKFGGGGHKKASGFNMKESPEEIIRLVTEEAQIQLADSDEETLPESGTAEEA; from the coding sequence ATGAGTAACATGTTAAAAGAAATGCTGTGCAATGTAAAAACAGTTGCAATCAGCGGTCATATCCGTCCGGACGGGGACTGTATCGGTTCCTGTCTGGGGCTTTGCCGCTATCTGAAAGATGAATATCCGCAGATTCAGACGGATGTTTATCTTGAGGAATTCAGACCGGTCTTCCAGTTTCTGAATGGTGCAAACGAAGTTCATCACGATGTAAAGGAAGCTCCGGTATACGATCTTTTTATCGCGCTTGACTGTGGAGACAAAGACCGGCTCGGATTCTCGGCAAAATTATTTGATGAGGCACGACATACGTTATGTGTGGATCATCACATCAGCAATCAGGCATTTGCTGAGAAGAACTATATTGTTCCGGATGCCAGTTCGACAAGTGAACTTGTGTATCGGCTGACGGAAGGTGCAGGAATCTCTAAGGAAGCAGCAGAAGCGTTGTATATGGGCATTGTACATGATACGGGCGTGTTCCAGTATTCCTGTACAGCTCCTGAGACAATGGAGGCAGCGGCGGCGCTAATGAGAACAGGAATTGACGCGCCGCGGATTATTGAAGAAACCTTTTTTCAGAAAACATATGAACAGAACCGGATACTTGGGAAAATGTTATTTGACAGCAGATTATATATGGAGGAACGCTGTATTGCCGTATCATTATCTATCGAAGAAATGGAGAAATTCCATGTAACGCCGAAAGATGTGGATGGTGTTGTCAGTCAGCTGCGTAATACAAAGGGCGTAGAACTGGCAGTCTTTTTGTATGAAGTTGCGCCGGGCGAATACAAAGCAAGTCTTAGATCTTCTGATAAGATTGATGTAAGCCTGCTTGCAGGAAAGTTTGGCGGAGGCGGACATAAGAAGGCGTCTGGGTTTAATATGAAAGAGTCGCCGGAAGAGATCATCCGTCTTGTGACAGAGGAAGCACAGATACAGCTTGCGGATTCGGATGAAGAAACGCTGCCGGAATCTGGCACAGCGGAGGAAGCCTAA
- the truB gene encoding tRNA pseudouridine(55) synthase TruB, with product MYHGVINIYKEKGFTSHDVVAKLRGILKQKKIGHTGTLDPDAEGVLPVCLGKATKLCDLLTEKDKVYETVLLLGKKTDTQDITGTVLEEKDASGLTEERVQEAIFSFVGVYDQIPPMYSALKVGGKKLYELAREGITVERKARQVTIHKIVIQKIELPRVYMEVSCSKGTYIRTLCHDIGEKLGTGGCMEKLLRTKVERFQLKDSIHLEEVRELVLSGELDQVLIPIDEMFSQYRKLTVSERYEKLLYNGNALPEKTAGQISASGEIYRIYDRQGTFIGLYQHDEKGQQLKLLKMFWDRNENG from the coding sequence ATGTATCACGGAGTCATTAATATTTATAAAGAAAAAGGATTTACATCTCATGATGTCGTTGCAAAATTGCGGGGGATCCTTAAACAGAAAAAAATCGGACACACAGGCACGCTTGATCCGGATGCGGAAGGCGTGCTTCCGGTTTGTCTTGGGAAAGCGACAAAATTATGTGATCTTTTGACAGAAAAAGATAAAGTATATGAAACGGTACTGCTGTTAGGAAAAAAGACAGATACGCAGGATATTACCGGAACAGTTTTAGAAGAAAAAGATGCATCAGGATTGACAGAAGAGAGGGTGCAGGAAGCGATTTTCTCCTTCGTTGGCGTGTACGATCAGATTCCGCCAATGTATTCTGCACTGAAAGTGGGCGGAAAAAAACTTTATGAGCTGGCACGGGAAGGAATTACTGTGGAGCGCAAAGCAAGGCAGGTAACAATCCACAAGATTGTAATCCAGAAGATTGAGTTGCCGAGAGTGTATATGGAAGTCAGTTGTTCAAAGGGAACGTATATCCGGACGCTCTGTCATGATATCGGTGAAAAGCTTGGAACCGGCGGCTGTATGGAAAAACTGCTTCGCACAAAGGTAGAGAGATTTCAGCTGAAAGACAGTATTCATCTGGAAGAAGTCAGAGAATTGGTGCTTTCAGGAGAACTGGATCAAGTACTGATTCCGATTGATGAAATGTTTTCTCAGTACAGGAAACTGACTGTTTCAGAACGGTATGAAAAACTTCTGTATAATGGAAATGCGCTGCCGGAAAAAACGGCTGGACAGATCAGCGCTTCAGGAGAAATCTATCGGATCTATGATCGACAGGGAACATTTATCGGTCTTTATCAGCATGATGAAAAAGGGCAGCAGCTAAAACTGCTCAAAATGTTCTGGGACAGAAATGAGAATGGATAA
- a CDS encoding bifunctional riboflavin kinase/FAD synthetase: MQCIVDLEDYQETCGTAITLGKFDGLHRGHQILLRKVRAYAEAEALKSVAFVFDMSVFYQKMKKEYQVLMTKEERREQLEGRIDCLVECPFTDEIRTMDAEVFIRDILVGKFHAKRIVVGTDYFFGYQKQGNYRLLEQCQDKYGYQVEVVEKLWYIDREISSTYLREEVSAGRMNAVAKMLGHPYRILGTVEHGRKLGRKLGIPTMNVPISEEKLLPPNGVYAAQAHMNGIWYSGIANIGRKPTVEQNGAVLAEIHLFDFSGDAYGSRIEIDLYDFRRSEKKFDSIEALKSCMQKDIAYGKRYFCTAGKQAEDSE; the protein is encoded by the coding sequence ATGCAGTGTATAGTAGATTTGGAAGACTATCAGGAAACGTGCGGCACTGCAATCACATTGGGAAAATTTGATGGACTGCATCGGGGACATCAGATTCTGCTTCGAAAAGTAAGAGCATATGCTGAAGCAGAGGCACTAAAGAGTGTGGCATTTGTTTTTGATATGTCGGTATTTTATCAGAAAATGAAAAAAGAATATCAAGTGCTGATGACGAAGGAAGAACGCAGGGAACAGCTGGAAGGACGAATTGATTGTCTGGTGGAGTGTCCGTTTACAGATGAGATTCGTACGATGGATGCAGAAGTATTTATTCGAGACATTCTTGTGGGGAAATTCCATGCAAAACGGATCGTAGTTGGAACGGATTATTTTTTCGGCTATCAAAAACAGGGAAACTACAGACTTCTGGAACAGTGTCAGGATAAATATGGCTATCAGGTCGAGGTAGTGGAAAAACTCTGGTATATTGACCGGGAAATCAGCAGTACCTACCTAAGAGAAGAAGTGTCAGCAGGGAGAATGAATGCTGTAGCAAAGATGCTCGGACATCCTTACCGGATACTCGGAACAGTGGAACACGGAAGGAAATTAGGAAGAAAACTCGGTATCCCAACGATGAATGTACCAATCAGCGAAGAGAAACTGCTTCCGCCGAATGGAGTATATGCAGCACAGGCTCATATGAACGGTATCTGGTACAGCGGAATTGCCAACATTGGAAGGAAGCCTACTGTAGAGCAAAATGGAGCTGTGCTGGCAGAAATCCATTTATTTGATTTCTCCGGAGATGCCTATGGCAGCAGAATTGAAATTGATCTGTATGATTTCCGCAGATCAGAGAAGAAATTCGATTCTATTGAAGCATTGAAAAGCTGTATGCAGAAGGATATTGCATATGGAAAGCGTTATTTTTGTACTGCAGGGAAGCAGGCGGAAGACAGTGAGTGA
- a CDS encoding polyribonucleotide nucleotidyltransferase: protein MFKKFEMELAGRTLRVDIGRVAAQANGAAFMHYGDTVVLSTATASDKPREGIDFFPLSVEYEEKLYAVGKIPGGFNKREGKASEHAILTSRVIDRPMRPLFPKDYRNDVTLNNMVMSVDPQCNPEVVAMLGSSIATCISDIPFDGPCAATQVGMIDGELIINPTLAQKDVSDLQLTVASTKEKVIMIEAGANEIPEAKMIEAIFKAHEVNQEIIAFIETIVAEVGKEKHAYESCAIPEELFAAIREIVSPEEMEAAVFTDEKQIREENIRVITEKLEEAFAENEEWLPLIGEALYQYQKKTVRKMILKDHKRPDGRAIEQIRPLAAEVDIIPRVHGSAMFTRGQTQICNICTLAPLSEAQRLDGLDETETSKRYMHHYNFPSYSVGETKPSRGPGRREIGHGALAERALVPVLPTEEEFPYAIRTVSETFESNGSTSQASVCASSLSLMAAGVPIKKPVAGISCGLVTGDSDDDYIILTDIQGLEDFFGDMDFKVAGTKDGITAIQMDIKIHGLTRQIIEEAIARTRTARFHILDEVMNPVIAEARPEVGEFAPKIRQMKIDPAKIGDVVGQRGKTINAIIEQTGVKIDITDDGVVSVCGVDAEAMDRAMRMIAIIVTDFEAGQVFEGTVVSIKEFGAFVEFAPGKEGMVHISKISKERINHVEDVLTLGDHVKVVCLGKDKLGRISFSMKDVAE from the coding sequence ATGTTTAAAAAATTTGAAATGGAATTAGCTGGCAGAACACTGCGCGTAGATATCGGACGTGTAGCTGCTCAGGCAAATGGCGCAGCTTTTATGCACTATGGCGATACAGTGGTATTGTCTACAGCAACAGCATCAGATAAACCAAGAGAAGGAATTGATTTCTTCCCGTTAAGTGTAGAATATGAAGAAAAATTATATGCAGTTGGTAAAATTCCGGGAGGATTCAATAAAAGAGAAGGAAAAGCGAGCGAGCATGCGATTCTGACTTCCCGCGTGATTGACCGTCCGATGCGCCCGCTGTTCCCGAAGGATTACCGCAATGATGTTACATTAAACAATATGGTAATGTCTGTAGATCCGCAGTGCAATCCGGAAGTTGTTGCAATGCTTGGTTCTTCAATCGCAACTTGTATATCAGATATTCCGTTTGATGGTCCGTGTGCGGCAACACAGGTCGGTATGATTGACGGAGAACTGATTATTAACCCGACATTGGCACAAAAAGACGTATCAGATCTTCAGCTGACAGTTGCATCTACAAAAGAAAAAGTAATCATGATTGAAGCCGGAGCCAATGAGATTCCGGAAGCAAAGATGATTGAAGCAATTTTTAAAGCACATGAAGTAAATCAGGAAATCATTGCTTTTATTGAGACTATCGTTGCAGAAGTAGGAAAAGAAAAACATGCTTATGAAAGCTGTGCAATTCCGGAAGAGCTGTTTGCAGCAATCCGTGAGATCGTATCTCCGGAGGAAATGGAAGCAGCAGTATTTACAGATGAGAAACAGATTCGTGAAGAAAATATCCGTGTCATCACAGAGAAACTTGAAGAAGCATTTGCAGAAAATGAAGAATGGCTGCCTCTGATTGGAGAAGCGCTTTATCAATATCAGAAGAAGACTGTGCGCAAGATGATTTTGAAAGATCACAAACGTCCGGATGGAAGAGCAATTGAACAGATCCGTCCACTGGCAGCAGAAGTTGATATCATTCCGCGCGTACACGGTTCGGCTATGTTTACAAGAGGACAGACTCAGATCTGCAATATTTGTACATTGGCTCCGCTTTCTGAAGCGCAGAGACTGGATGGTCTGGATGAAACAGAGACATCTAAGAGATATATGCATCATTACAACTTCCCGTCATATTCTGTTGGGGAGACAAAACCATCCAGAGGACCGGGACGCCGTGAGATCGGACATGGAGCGCTTGCAGAGCGTGCGCTTGTGCCGGTACTTCCGACAGAGGAGGAGTTCCCATATGCAATCCGTACTGTTTCTGAGACATTTGAATCAAACGGTTCTACTTCTCAGGCCAGTGTGTGTGCATCCAGCCTTTCGCTGATGGCAGCGGGTGTTCCGATTAAGAAACCGGTTGCAGGTATTTCCTGTGGTCTTGTGACAGGAGATTCTGACGATGACTATATCATTCTGACAGATATCCAGGGACTGGAAGACTTCTTTGGAGATATGGACTTTAAAGTAGCAGGTACAAAAGACGGTATTACAGCAATTCAGATGGATATTAAGATCCACGGTCTGACAAGACAGATCATTGAAGAAGCAATTGCACGTACAAGAACAGCGAGATTCCATATTCTTGATGAAGTAATGAATCCGGTAATCGCTGAGGCACGCCCGGAAGTCGGAGAGTTTGCACCAAAGATCCGTCAGATGAAGATTGATCCGGCAAAGATTGGCGATGTCGTAGGACAGAGAGGAAAGACGATCAATGCAATCATCGAGCAGACTGGTGTTAAGATTGACATCACAGATGATGGCGTCGTTTCTGTCTGTGGTGTAGATGCAGAAGCAATGGATAGAGCGATGCGCATGATCGCTATTATTGTGACAGATTTTGAAGCAGGTCAGGTGTTCGAAGGAACCGTTGTCAGCATCAAAGAATTCGGTGCATTTGTTGAATTTGCACCGGGTAAAGAAGGAATGGTACACATTTCTAAGATTTCAAAAGAGAGAATCAATCATGTAGAAGATGTTCTGACACTGGGAGATCATGTGAAAGTGGTATGTCTTGGCAAAGACAAGCTTGGAAGAATCAGCTTCAGTATGAAAGATGTTGCAGAATAA
- a CDS encoding stage III sporulation protein AE: protein MRTRKWIWLVISLTVAVLLPQNVMTVRAAQTEEIAGSEEETSVPVDAVLEKLLQQFEFTELEELLRKIFPEQQMTFRQLLGTILEGDLTQAGKLLGIWFKDRLFYEIRTGRNTLKQLLLLAILAAILTNFSGLVRNRHISDIGFYLIYLMVITLSVGSFAAVLESAKEHLHLLTEFLKVLAPVYVFAVGLTCGLTTSAMFYHMLLVLIYLIELVAVQLLLPVIHVQVLVGVLNNLSEEDYLSKFGELLELGIKWTMKLMLSGVIGLNLVQGLLGPALDAVGRRTIFKGIEMLPGVGDIVGGIGQIAAGAAALIKNGIGVGAAIICVMICLVPVIQTAVLVILYKGAAAVIQPISDRRITDCLSGIGDGFQMLLKLLLMSGILFLITIAIVAATTGAGGI from the coding sequence ATGCGGACAAGAAAATGGATATGGCTGGTAATCAGTCTGACAGTCGCGGTACTGCTGCCGCAAAATGTAATGACTGTTCGCGCAGCACAGACAGAAGAGATTGCAGGATCGGAGGAGGAGACGTCCGTGCCTGTAGACGCTGTTCTGGAGAAATTGCTGCAGCAGTTTGAATTTACGGAATTAGAAGAACTGCTGAGAAAAATATTTCCGGAACAGCAGATGACTTTCCGGCAGCTTTTAGGGACGATTTTAGAAGGTGATCTTACACAGGCGGGAAAACTGCTCGGAATTTGGTTCAAGGACAGATTGTTTTATGAAATCCGCACAGGAAGAAATACGCTCAAACAACTTCTGCTGTTGGCGATTCTGGCAGCAATTCTGACAAATTTTTCCGGACTTGTGAGGAACCGGCATATTTCTGATATTGGGTTCTATCTTATATACTTGATGGTTATTACGCTGAGTGTCGGCTCATTTGCTGCAGTTCTTGAATCGGCAAAGGAGCATCTGCATTTGCTGACAGAGTTTTTAAAAGTACTGGCTCCGGTGTATGTTTTTGCGGTGGGACTGACATGCGGACTTACAACGTCAGCTATGTTTTATCACATGCTTCTTGTATTAATCTATTTGATTGAACTTGTAGCTGTCCAACTTCTGCTTCCGGTTATCCATGTACAGGTGTTAGTAGGAGTACTAAATAATCTAAGCGAAGAAGATTATCTGTCAAAGTTTGGAGAGCTTTTGGAGCTTGGAATTAAATGGACGATGAAGCTTATGTTATCAGGGGTGATTGGTTTGAATCTTGTTCAGGGGCTTCTGGGACCGGCACTGGATGCAGTGGGGCGCAGAACTATTTTCAAAGGGATTGAAATGCTTCCGGGAGTTGGAGATATCGTGGGAGGAATCGGGCAGATTGCGGCAGGAGCAGCAGCGCTTATTAAAAATGGAATTGGCGTAGGAGCGGCAATTATTTGTGTTATGATCTGCCTTGTACCTGTGATACAGACAGCGGTGCTTGTAATACTGTACAAGGGGGCGGCTGCGGTCATCCAGCCAATTTCTGACCGCAGAATTACAGACTGTCTGAGCGGAATCGGAGATGGTTTTCAGATGCTGCTGAAACTGCTTCTGATGTCAGGCATTTTATTTTTGATTACAATTGCGATTGTTGCGGCAACTACAGGAGCGGGAGGCATATAA
- the rbfA gene encoding 30S ribosome-binding factor RbfA, producing the protein MRKNSVKNTRVNAEVHRELCSILRDGIKDPRVAPMTSVVAVEVAPDLKTCKAYISVFGDEKAQEDTLKGLQSAEGFIRRELAHTLNMRNTPEIKFVLDQSIEYGVTMSKKIDDVTKHLKRDEVSESGSENGDE; encoded by the coding sequence ATGAGAAAAAACAGCGTTAAGAATACAAGGGTAAATGCGGAAGTACATCGCGAGCTTTGCAGTATTTTAAGAGATGGGATCAAAGATCCGAGAGTAGCCCCAATGACATCGGTTGTAGCAGTAGAAGTAGCACCGGATCTGAAAACGTGTAAAGCCTATATCAGTGTATTTGGAGATGAAAAAGCCCAGGAAGATACGCTGAAGGGACTTCAGAGTGCGGAAGGGTTTATCCGCCGTGAGCTGGCGCATACGTTGAATATGCGAAACACACCGGAGATTAAGTTTGTATTGGATCAGTCTATAGAATATGGCGTAACTATGTCGAAGAAAATTGATGATGTAACAAAGCATCTGAAACGGGACGAAGTATCAGAGAGTGGTTCAGAAAACGGAGATGAGTAA
- the rpsO gene encoding 30S ribosomal protein S15 — MIAKEKKQAIIKEYGRCEGDTGSPEVQVAILTARINELTDHFKANPKDHHSRRGLLKMVGQRRGLLAYLKEVDIERYRSLIERLGLRK; from the coding sequence ATGATCGCAAAAGAAAAGAAACAGGCTATTATCAAAGAATATGGAAGATGTGAAGGTGATACAGGTTCACCGGAAGTTCAGGTTGCTATTCTTACAGCAAGAATCAACGAACTGACAGATCACTTCAAAGCTAACCCGAAGGATCATCATTCAAGAAGAGGTCTTTTAAAGATGGTTGGACAGAGAAGAGGTCTTCTTGCATACTTAAAAGAAGTAGATATCGAAAGATATCGTTCTCTGATCGAACGTCTTGGATTAAGAAAGTAA
- a CDS encoding stage III sporulation protein AD, which yields MNIIQIGILSVAGVLLALQMKTGREEYGIYITLAVGLCIFAGIADNLSLILEITGLMKEILGENGIYVEVLIKMLGITYVAEFSAGICRDAGYQTVAAQIEIFAKITILALSMPILLALLKTIRTFLV from the coding sequence ATGAATATCATACAGATAGGAATTTTAAGTGTGGCTGGTGTCCTGCTTGCGCTGCAGATGAAAACCGGGCGGGAAGAATACGGAATTTATATTACACTTGCTGTAGGGCTTTGTATTTTTGCGGGAATTGCAGACAATTTAAGTCTGATTCTGGAGATTACCGGGCTGATGAAGGAGATTCTGGGAGAAAATGGCATTTATGTGGAAGTTCTAATAAAGATGCTCGGCATTACCTATGTCGCAGAATTTTCAGCAGGAATCTGCAGAGATGCAGGGTATCAGACCGTGGCAGCTCAGATAGAGATTTTTGCAAAAATAACGATTCTGGCGCTCAGTATGCCGATACTTCTGGCACTTTTGAAAACAATCCGGACATTTCTGGTATGA
- the spoIIIAC gene encoding stage III sporulation protein AC, with translation MNINLIFKIAAVGILVSVLTQVLRHSGREEQAFLTSFAGLLLVLFWILPYVQELFETIRKLFSL, from the coding sequence ATGAATATTAACCTGATTTTCAAAATTGCAGCAGTCGGAATTCTTGTATCTGTGTTGACGCAGGTACTTAGGCACAGTGGAAGAGAGGAGCAGGCATTTCTTACAAGTTTTGCCGGACTGTTGCTTGTATTGTTCTGGATTCTTCCTTATGTACAGGAACTGTTTGAGACAATCCGAAAGCTGTTTTCGCTGTAA
- a CDS encoding stage III sporulation protein AB, translated as MYIKMLGSLMVLGASAWTGFWLGDRYYQRVAMLRQWRKTLCFIEGEVRYCQAPLAEVFARVGKRSGKNCGPWMLWLSEELEQYEGKSFCRIWEDGVRKYLEHTALKTSDLDQIMELGNQLGFLDTKMQEGLLCQAIRQLDYDIGELERTLSQKQRVSRLLGISAGIFCVVMFL; from the coding sequence ATGTACATAAAAATGCTGGGGAGTCTGATGGTGCTTGGAGCATCTGCCTGGACTGGATTCTGGCTGGGAGATCGATACTATCAGAGAGTTGCTATGCTCCGTCAGTGGAGGAAAACGCTTTGTTTTATTGAAGGAGAGGTAAGATACTGTCAGGCTCCTCTTGCAGAAGTATTTGCCCGTGTCGGAAAACGCAGTGGAAAAAATTGTGGTCCATGGATGCTTTGGCTTTCAGAAGAACTGGAACAATACGAGGGGAAATCGTTTTGCCGAATTTGGGAGGACGGTGTCAGAAAATATCTGGAACATACTGCCTTGAAAACTTCAGATCTTGATCAGATCATGGAATTGGGAAATCAGTTGGGATTTCTTGATACAAAAATGCAGGAAGGATTGCTCTGTCAGGCAATTAGGCAGCTGGATTATGATATCGGGGAATTAGAACGTACGCTCTCACAGAAGCAGAGAGTCAGCAGACTGCTTGGAATCAGCGCGGGTATTTTCTGTGTTGTGATGTTTCTGTAG